The Solanum lycopersicum chromosome 9, SLM_r2.1 genome window below encodes:
- the LOC138338269 gene encoding uncharacterized protein — translation MDFGSKGKPIIKMLEDIRIKVMKRLKKLEEEGKKWTEEYSPYSVDLYHDFRMIAQGCQVVANGDLGYEVVEGVDRHVVNLARKKCTCRTWDLTGIPCPHAIKALEHDKIEPLNEMHWWYSKEAYLLVYQPKIQPVRGEKFWKIDLSQAMQPPQIHKLVGRPKLKRVREKDEARKREGLWSKSRKGLQMTCGNCSAVGHNRRRCPLLQEGRQVLPDEPILMPTLEFVASSSRQTSHQSSEEFNEVAGPSKSKSKNVSKDKVDALPKRSKNDGKEKVIAPLIAIVDQDEVEDSIESEDENTILAPRVISEEKTRLQMKKMLQQPIGSRMISFKGDENGVVVPTNLPYSPKKLTWKGKACVTSSQLKKDK, via the exons ATGGATTTTGGAAGCAAGGGCAAACCAATAATCAAGATGCTGGAAGACATTAGAATTAAG GTTATGAAAAGGTTGAAAAAACTTGAAGAAGAGGGTAAGAAGTGGACGGAAGAGTATAGTCCATATTCTGTGGATCTGTATCATGATTTCAGAATGATTGCTCAAGGTTGTCAAGTTGTTGCTAATGGAGACTTAGGATATGAGGTGGTTGAGGGTGTAGATAGACATGTTGTGAATCTTGCTAGAAAGAAGTGTACTTGTAGGACATGGGATTTGACAGGAATACCATGTCCTCATGCTATTAAAGCATTAGAACATGATAAAATAGAGCCACTGAATGAGATGCATTGGTGGTATTCTAAAGAAGCTTACTTGCTTGTATACCAGCCTAAAATTCAACCTGTTAGAGGTGAGAAATTCTGGAAAATTGATCTTTCTCAAGCTATGCAACCACCACAAATTCATAAATTGGTTGGTAGaccaaaattaaagagagtaagGGAAAAAGATGAGGCAAGAAAAAGGGAAGGATTATGGTCAAAAAGTAGAAAAGGATTGCAAATGACATGTGGAAATTGCAGTGCTGTAGGTCATAATCGAAGAAGATGTCCCCTA CTTCAAGAAGGAAGACAAGTTCTCCCAGATGAACCAATCTTGATGCCAACTCTTGAATTTGTTGCATCTTCTAGTCGACAAACTAGCCATCAATCAAGTGAAGAATTCAATGAAGTTGCTGGTCCTTCAAAATCAAAGAGCAAAAATGTTTCAAAGGACAAAGTTGATGCACTACCAAAGAGGTCTAAAAATGatggaaaagaaaaagttattgcACCTTTGATTGCAATTGTTGATCAGGATGAAGTTGAAGACAGTATTGAATCTGAGGATGAGAATACAATCCTTGCACCTAGAGTGATATCTGAAGAAAAAACTAGACTTCAAATGAAGAAGATGCTACAACAACCAATTGGTTCAAGAATGATTAGTTTTAAGGGTGATGAAAATGGTGTTGTTGTCCCTACTAATTTACCATACTCACCAAAAAAGCTAACTTGGAAAGGCAAAGCATGTGTGACCTCAAGTCAGTTGAAAAAAGACAAGTAA